The Manis javanica isolate MJ-LG chromosome 14, MJ_LKY, whole genome shotgun sequence genomic interval ATAGATAACATGGATGAGGGCATTGAGCAGTGCGCCCAGCCAGGACGTGAGCACCAGGAGTGTGCAGACCTTGGGGCGCATGCGGATAGCATAGTGCagtgggtggcagatggccacatagcggtcataagcCATGACGGCCAGCAGCAGGCACTCTGACCCCATCAGGGTCGTGAAGAGGAACATCTGAGTGCTACACCCAAAGAAGGAGATGAGATGATCCCCAGAGAGAAAGTCCAGGGCCATTTTGGGGACAAATGTAGAGATGTACAGTAGGTCCATGAGGGAGAGCTGGCCGAGAAGAAAGTACATGGGACTGTGGAGATGAGGGTCAGCCCTAATGAGGATGATTATTGTGGTGTTGCCCAGCAGAGCCACCAGGAGATCCAGCAGGGTGAGGGCAAAGAAGGTCCAGGGAGCGGAGGTGCCTTGAAACAGATCCGAGAGGAGGAAGTCACGCCCCAAAGTCTGGTTGTTCTGCCATGACATCTCTTGTTCCTAGTTTGAAACtttagaaataatattaaaagcaTTCTGTTTACAGTCTAAGATTATTCTCAGATGAAATCCTGCATATCTTTCCAATATATTGTTAATTTATTTCTCTGgactttaacttttattttagtaaataaatgaatttgcCTTTCACCGGACATCTCAAAACCATCCAAAAGATGACACTTGCCATAAAGTGGAGTTTAAAATCGTGATTCTTCAAGTTTTCTAGAAATTGAAATTCTCAAGCAGTTACATTAAAATTCTACTTTGTAAATGTTCTCTAAACCAAGAAACATACATTAATCAAATCTTTCAGTTAATATCTGTATCAGTAATTACCCatgtttatgaataaattctATAGGGCAAGTATGGAAAAAGCTGGCAAAAAATTCAGAGTCACAATAAATTTATCTATGTCATCATTAGATCTCTAACACAGAGTCCAGTTACTTCTAGAATTCTGATATGAAATCctgaaatgtgaaataaaaagcagtttttagtaaaggaaaataattttctcctcTAAGGAGCTAATTTCAAAATACAAGGAATGATTAAATGATAACCTTTGAAGCTTGCTATCTTAATTTGTGCTTTAATTGATCCAATCAAATAAGTAAActgagtgggtgggaaggaatgTGAAGTCTAGTTGCTTACAGACCTCTTCTTTCATGTGGCTACTAACTGAATGTCCAAATGAGGGGGTTCTTATTGTGTGGCAAGCAGGCATAAAGAGGTTCAGGGTAGAGATCAGATTACACAGTAGGACggtatttttaatgtttgagcTAAAATCTGAATTACTGTCAAACTGATTGTGGCTCGGCAGCAATGTTATTGCTGGAAAAGCcacaaggatttttttcctttccttttatgcCTTGTACCAGTGTCGTCTTAAAGTAACGTGTGATAAGGATATCAGGATTCTGATACGGGATAGTAGAAAGCACCCTTTTATAAGATTGGTTTTGGACATCATTTATGTCATGGATATAAAATACtggtatttttct includes:
- the LOC108384886 gene encoding olfactory receptor 2T27-like, yielding MSWQNNQTLGRDFLLSDLFQGTSAPWTFFALTLLDLLVALLGNTTIIILIRADPHLHSPMYFLLGQLSLMDLLYISTFVPKMALDFLSGDHLISFFGCSTQMFLFTTLMGSECLLLAVMAYDRYVAICHPLHYAIRMRPKVCTLLVLTSWLGALLNALIHVIYTLNLPYCASREIHHFFCEIPALLKLVCTDTSQYEKGIFVSGLIFFLSPFSAILASYGRILFTVLGMGSSLGLRKALATCSSHMIVVSLFYGTSIIKYFLPKSYNSAEQDEVLSAFYTILTPMLNPLIYSLRNSDVTRALRRVLGKCGT